ACCCAGGCTGTTCTGCCATTGTACAATGCTGCCAAGCGTGCGTTTATTGCGGCAATGGAAGAATACAAGAGACTCAGCGATGATGGATTGGAGAGTGAAGTGATGAGGCATAGTAAGGCTCTCTTGTTGCTCAGCTCCGATTTCGGCACTGCCTGGAACTCAAGGTCTCTTATTAAAATTCAGTTTACTTATTTGACTTTTTGCTAGAACCGGTAATTTATAATGGTGTCAGCGTCTCTACTGTACCTCGCGTTTAAAGAAGTTAAAAATGGGCTCCACTTATCTGGAcaacttaaacttttgagaAAATCAGTAATTTAGCAACTGTGCAATGTAGCATGAGGTGATCCACTATAGGGCCTAGGTGGAGCTTGTGAGATTGTAGTAGGTTTTAACTTAGAATCCATGCTTTGGCGAAGGCAGCCAATCATTTTATGTCTTCACTGTCTTGATTAGTGTGTATTGCATATAATTCATTTAGAAAGAGTTTCAAAGATTTCACCTCCAAATCATGCACTGATCTAGTGGCGATTCAATTTGAACAGATTTGTCCATTTGAAAATCCCATCACCACACCAAAAATGTATTCAGGTACCATTTCTCGAATCAAATTGACACACCCCATATGGACCCCTCACTGCATCAAAGCAAAACTCACTCCAAGCAGCACCATATTTGTTATCAATCACTACCCCCCACAACATGTCCCTTTCATACACACAGCACCATAACCATTTCATAAGTAAGTCTTGGTTGAACGCTAGAAGTTTCCGAATCCCCAAATCCCACCAAATGAAAATTATGCCCCTCTCCAGTGCCACCTCATACAAAATCCCTCACTATCTCCAGTTGTGGAATTAGTTATATGAATTCAATAGTAAGTTTTACAGATTCTCTCCTTTAAAATGTAATTCTCTAGGAGTATTTTGTACACACATCCTGTTTAGATGAGGTATCTACTCCATCGAGGGGTTCATGCATTATATTGAATAGAACCCAATTTCAAGCATGGGCTTTTCTACAATAAACAGACTGACTTCAGACCCCTCTCTGCTCTTGCATAACTTTGAAGTGTATTTGTGTTGTATTTAAATTCATTGAATTACTTTTGTATTGCTTCCATTATTGATCCTCACTCCTATTGCGATGTCTTATGCATGATGCAGGAAGCTAGTTGTGTCTAAGAAGCAGCAGCTTTCAATGTATATGGGTGAACTTCTGTTGTCAGCTCTTGCTCTTTCATATTCACCCAAAAGTGATCAGTCGTGGAGTCAtaggtaaaatagtttttaactgtaaattaattgttttgtaTCGTTTCTACAAAGCACAATATTCACATGTCATTCCTGTTGGTTAGTTTTGCCTTAAGGGATAACATTATCAACTTGATGAACAGAACTTAGGGGGCCAatctttccttttattctttaattgtcTCCTTGCTTGATACACAGGGTTTTGTGTTTATTAATATGATTTTCCACCTGGCtaaagtttttagttttgttcACATTCCTTTCTAATAGTATTTTTACTTTTCTGCTTGCCTGTTATGgctttaagtaaaaacacagAGTTCTTATGCACATTGTCAATTTGCAGGAGATGGGTGATCAAGTCAATCACTGGAAAGTGTTCAGCTTTGCAAGAGATTTTGGGGAAAGAATCTGAGCTGGTGGAAAAAATAGCTGAGGTTTAAATTCAGTTCAGGAACTCCGTACTATTATATTATGAAGGTTCACATTTACATTTCATTATTGAAAACCTCCATTCTCACGTTTGCTGTGTTCGCTTGTTTCTCTTAAACACTACCTAGAGCAAACAAGAACTTCAGTTTCAAAAAACAATATTGGATGAGTACGATTCAAGATTTGATAGTTACTAGGATGCTTCTCTGTTGAGTTATCATTATTTAAGATGGTACAAGCTACCTAGATCTAGTTCACCTAGAAAACACTCAATACCTGGGAACAGAAATAGAATGCATGTGTTTACCTGGCTACTGAGATATAGCTGGATTGTATCTTCTTATGTTCTGAAAAATCTAGCTACAAATGGGCAGGTGCATCTATCTTGTTGGAGGTGAAACTATTAAGCCTTGAGATTGGAGTTCACAATGCTGTTTTCCCTGGATTAATGtgttttgttcttaaaaactTGAGAACTAAATCAAAAatagccttttcttttctctggtTTGGTTATGATTCAGTTTTAGATTTGCCTCAAAGCCAAACAAAACTGACCCATGCACACCTAAAATGCTGCTACATGCCACTGCCTCTGTGGCTGGTTGTCAGCCATGACAATAAGCACTGCTGGCAGCAGATGATCCTAATAGTTTTTAATCTTCTGGGATGACAAATTACAGTATTGAGGTTGTATTTGATTTTACAGAAAATGAGATGACAATGGAGTTCCTCGTTTTGTCTCCCAccttttttgtgttatttttatttttcttttggaccGAAAGAAATTTAGCTCAAGCTGTTGAAGGAAGCTTGATGTTGTTGAGCTTTATTTCCAAGGATTTTGaatgataaaaattaaacttataTAGCCTGTCTCTTGAAGAACTGGCATCCCAAATTGAAGGTGGAATTCCCTGTACAGAGTTTGGACCATCTAATTATTCATGTAACGGAGTGCATTATGCGATGACCCTTAGGGGAACTAGTTTATAGTCTTGCTAGTTGACTACTTGACTTTCTTCTTTAATTAGAACTTTTGACCATATCATTatgcaaatttttctttagctTCTGCAATTGTCCATATATATTGGTGGTTTAACTATTGACATTAGCACACCACATTTTGTTGGCATATCCATCATACTATGATGTTGAGGGAGAGTTTTCCAGGAAGAAACCTAACACTGTTTTAAgttgactttattttttattttttttgggtgcagaGATCAATAATGAACTATTGTGCATGGAACCATCATTGCTGGCTTGTTTCATACATGACCAGAGAACAGGTGCTACATGAGTTAAAGAAATCCAGAAATTGGGTGGGGTTGCACGTTGCTGATAATTGTTGCTTTCATTATCGCAGAGTGAGTTTTCTTATGAATTTGAACAAGCTCAGATGTAAGTTCTGTGTCCTCACCCCTCCACCCCTCTTCCTCCACAAACCTTTTTCCAAAAAGAAGGAGAAATCTGGTAATCATGCATAGACTAGGGGATTCTCACTTTACTTGACACAAGGTTGGGATTGTACAAATTGGAAAAATATGCACCAAAACTTTGAAGGATGAGGTTCGAGTTCACCATTCCTATTATTTCTAGGCTTCCAGTCTTTCAGAATATCTTAATTTTGCTAGCAATATGTCATCATtagtttatataatttaatttttaaaattttagatgtttGCAGCATGAAATATGGTTGTGATAACTGGATATTTTCTGTTGCTTAACTGTTTGAAGAACCATTCACAGTCACTAAAAGAACATGCCAATGCTTGGGGCAACTGGACTTTTAATTATCTTTTGATGGTTTACAACCACTTATTTTTCTGAAAATGCATTGATCCCTAAATGAGATGTTCTTAATCAACGAAAAAACGATATTGTTTAATTCTGAGGTGAAAGAAATAGTTTCAACCATTGTAGCTGTATATGCTTTTGTATTCCTAGAGTGATAAGAACACCCGATTCttcaagagagaaaaaaagtcaTTAACCCCAAGGGAGAGAAAGATAGTGCTGATGtgctttaattattgtattTGGAATAAGGCACTCATAATTTCTTACATGCTTACTGTGATGAGCTGGGATTTTCATACTTATCTCAATCTAACTTGCAATCGATTTTGCAGCGACTAATGCTTCGGATTTTGAAAGACTCAACCTGTAAACTTGAAAATGCATCCCCTGGTTACTCTGTTGAAGTTTCTGAATTATGGAAGGTAAAAATATTCTTTAATGTCTATGCAATAATCATTACAAATTTGTATTCATTTCTGCAAGCAAGTTTGCTCTTTatgttattatcattattaattgTATTCCATTTCTTCCTTCTCTCATTCCTTGGATCCTTATATGAGTGAATGTCAGCTTCATGTCTgtattctttttctaatttactTGAGTTGAGTGATCTTTGTAATTTTCATTCGTTAGTGTTGGTGTATGTCTTGTATACTTCCCATACTTGGGTTGCACCCCTTTTGCACTTTATTAATGAACCTTTTACTTATAA
This genomic stretch from Quercus lobata isolate SW786 chromosome 3, ValleyOak3.0 Primary Assembly, whole genome shotgun sequence harbors:
- the LOC115981459 gene encoding protein prenyltransferase alpha subunit repeat-containing protein 1-like isoform X1; this translates as MDLLLQFQHILESDPLIDEVGFVHPTQFATLTEDSTGDAAISDGITQAVLPLYNAAKRAFIAAMEEYKRLSDDGLESEVMRHSKALLLLSSDFGTAWNSRKLVVSKKQQLSMYMGELLLSALALSYSPKSDQSWSHRRWVIKSITGKCSALQEILGKESELVEKIAERSIMNYCAWNHHCWLVSYMTREQVLHELKKSRNWVGLHVADNCCFHYRRRLMLRILKDSTCKLENASPGYSVEVSELWKEELDWNEMLIKRYIGREALWLHRRFLSLCWMKQFATNLHDVSCHFDLKLSTSDSFNSFIDNELHILNSCSTVPNNDFEDFQAQATYSATYILWLTKQIPEFWSEFQEKLTIGNLKTMLSKVCPERSFLWDSFIDLMETPDQFLKE
- the LOC115981459 gene encoding protein prenyltransferase alpha subunit repeat-containing protein 1-like isoform X2; the encoded protein is MDLLLQFQHILESDPLIDEVGFVHPTQFATLTEDSTGDAAISDGITQAVLPLYNAAKRAFIAAMEEYKRLSDDGLESEVMRHSKALLLLSSDFGTAWNSRKLVVSKKQQLSMYMGELLLSALALSYSPKSDQSWSHRRWVIKSITGKCSALQEILGKESELVEKIAERSIMNYCAWNHHCWLVSYMTREQVLHELKKSRNWVGLHVADNCCFHYRRRLMLRILKDSTCKLENASPGYSVEVSELWKEELDWNEMLIKRYIGREALWLHRRFLSLCWMKQFATNLHDVSCHFDLKLSTSDSFNSFIDNELHILNSCSTVPNNDFEDFQAQATYSATYILWLTKFWSEFQEKLTIGNLKTMLSKVCPERSFLWDSFIDLMETPDQFLKE